A DNA window from Mycolicibacter terrae contains the following coding sequences:
- a CDS encoding SDR family oxidoreductase, whose amino-acid sequence MPTALITGAGGGIGSAIAAALAPTHTLLLAGRPSAHLDAVAERLGATTWPLDLADAEAIESATEVVDQLDVLVHNAGVMLPGAAGESYIEEWRATFEVNVFGAVALTLALLPALRQARGHVVFINSGAGQRVSAGMASYSASKFALRAFADSLRNDEPALRVTTVYPGRVDTGMQQDLVAYEGGEYDPGRFLHPDTVAEVVAAAVRTPAEAQLQEVVLRPR is encoded by the coding sequence ATGCCGACCGCCCTGATCACCGGCGCCGGCGGCGGGATCGGTTCGGCGATAGCTGCGGCCCTGGCCCCCACCCACACGTTGCTGCTGGCCGGCCGGCCCTCGGCGCACCTGGACGCCGTGGCCGAGCGGCTCGGCGCCACCACCTGGCCGCTGGACCTCGCCGACGCCGAGGCGATCGAGTCGGCCACCGAGGTCGTCGACCAGCTCGATGTGCTGGTGCACAACGCCGGGGTGATGCTGCCCGGGGCGGCCGGGGAGTCCTATATCGAAGAGTGGCGGGCAACCTTCGAGGTCAACGTGTTCGGCGCGGTAGCGCTGACGCTGGCACTGCTGCCCGCGCTGCGGCAGGCCCGCGGGCACGTGGTGTTCATCAACTCCGGTGCCGGGCAACGGGTCTCAGCGGGAATGGCCTCGTATTCGGCGAGCAAATTCGCGCTTCGGGCGTTCGCCGATTCACTGCGCAACGACGAGCCCGCCCTGCGGGTCACCACGGTCTACCCCGGCCGCGTCGACACCGGCATGCAGCAGGACCTGGTCGCCTACGAGGGCGGTGAGTACGACCCGGGCCGCTTCCTGCATCCCGACACCGTCGCCGAGGTGGTGGCCGCCGCCGTACGCACCCCGGCCGAGGCGCAGCTTCAGGAAGTGGTGCTCCGCCCGCGCTGA
- a CDS encoding MarR family winged helix-turn-helix transcriptional regulator: protein MAESKADTPQVTAIAEGLHRSLSKLFSILRRGEISGGEKTGELTLAQLSILITLLDRGPIRMTELAAHERVRTPTTTVAIRRLEKIGLVKRSRDPSDLRAVLVDITEEGLASHRQSLANRHAALAAMLSRLSQEDLETLTRALEPLERLANWGAAGVSADDGPDCPLDCG from the coding sequence ATGGCGGAGAGCAAAGCCGATACGCCGCAGGTGACGGCGATCGCAGAGGGCTTGCATCGTTCGCTGTCCAAGCTGTTCTCGATACTCCGGCGCGGTGAAATCAGTGGCGGCGAGAAAACCGGCGAGTTGACCTTGGCTCAGCTGTCGATCCTGATCACGCTGCTGGATCGCGGCCCGATCCGGATGACTGAACTGGCTGCCCATGAGCGGGTGCGCACACCGACCACGACGGTGGCGATCCGCCGTCTTGAGAAGATCGGTCTGGTCAAACGCAGCCGGGACCCGTCGGACCTGCGGGCGGTGCTGGTCGACATCACCGAAGAAGGCCTGGCCAGTCACCGCCAGTCACTGGCCAACCGGCACGCGGCGCTGGCGGCGATGCTGAGCAGGCTCAGCCAGGAGGACTTGGAAACCCTGACCAGGGCGCTGGAACCACTGGAGCGACTGGCCAACTGGGGTGCGGCCGGTGTGTCCGCGGACGACGGGCCGGACTGCCCGCTGGATTGCGGTTGA
- a CDS encoding amino acid ABC transporter ATP-binding protein translates to MREPVSLEAKGIHLSFGKQTVLRGVDLDVPAGSTAAVIGPSGSGKSTMLRTLNRLHEPDGGDILLGGRSVLADDPDELRQRIGMVFQHFNLFPHRSVLDNIALAPRKLRGMSHDAARELALSLLDRVGLRNKAAARPAALSGGQQQRVAIARALAMQPQVMLFDEATSALDPELVKGILALIAELGADGMTMVVVTHEMAFARSASDTVVFMDRGKVVESGPPEQIFDDAETERLQKFLSQVL, encoded by the coding sequence ATGCGTGAACCGGTGTCATTGGAGGCCAAGGGGATTCACTTGTCCTTCGGCAAGCAGACCGTGTTGCGGGGAGTCGACCTCGACGTGCCGGCAGGCAGCACGGCGGCGGTGATCGGGCCGTCCGGCTCGGGGAAGTCGACGATGCTGCGCACGTTGAACCGGCTGCACGAGCCCGACGGCGGCGACATCCTGCTGGGCGGCCGGTCGGTGCTGGCCGACGATCCCGACGAGCTGCGCCAGCGGATCGGCATGGTGTTCCAGCATTTCAATCTCTTTCCGCACCGCAGCGTGCTGGACAACATCGCCCTGGCCCCGCGCAAGCTGCGCGGAATGTCGCACGACGCCGCGCGCGAGCTCGCGCTGAGCCTGCTGGACCGGGTCGGGCTGCGGAACAAGGCGGCGGCGCGTCCCGCGGCGCTCTCCGGCGGGCAGCAGCAGCGGGTGGCGATCGCTCGGGCACTGGCGATGCAGCCGCAGGTGATGCTCTTCGACGAGGCGACCTCGGCGCTGGACCCGGAGTTGGTAAAGGGGATCCTGGCGCTGATCGCCGAACTCGGCGCCGACGGCATGACGATGGTGGTGGTCACCCATGAGATGGCCTTTGCCCGGTCGGCGTCGGACACCGTGGTGTTCATGGATCGCGGGAAGGTGGTGGAATCGGGTCCGCCCGAGCAGATCTTCGACGACGCCGAGACCGAGCGACTGCAGAAGTTCTTGTCCCAGGTGTTGTGA
- a CDS encoding ABC transporter substrate-binding protein/permease (The N-terminal region of this protein, as described by TIGR01726, is a three transmembrane segment that identifies a subfamily of ABC transporter permease subunits, which specificities that include histidine, arginine, glutamine, glutamate, L-cystine (sic), the opines (in Agrobacterium) octopine and nopaline, etc.), whose amino-acid sequence MEGAVVLPAKLATAKRPREDKYTTAGVEPLSSIDVTKLGLAAPGVLTVGTLTESPPTNCITASGRYSGFDNELLRAIAKKLGLRIHFVGTDFFGLLAQVDSGRFDVGSASINATDERRRTVGFTNGYDFGYMALVVPAGSGITGFDSLTGARRIAVVQGTVEDAYVVDTLELEPVRFPDSITLYASLKSRQVDAWVAPSLTAINLLRPGDPAQIVGYTFSPAGFEAYAVAKGNRALISALNSGLDAVIADGTWPQLYTDWVPRPLPPDWQPGSKSAATPHLPDFVAIAARHHKAESTPYEPKSTLVQLRDSFFDWQLYREALPDLLKTGLPNTLLLTVSGGIIGLVAGLGLAVAGISRTRWLRWPARVYTDIFRGLPEVLIILLIGLAVGPLVSGVTHNNPYPLGIAALGLTAAAYIGEILRSGIQSVESGQLEASRALGFGYPDTMRLVVIPQGIRRVLPALVNQFIALLKASALLYFLGLVAGQRELFQVGRDFNAQTGSLSPLVAAGVLYLALTIPLTHLVNVVDHRLRRGRPAEADDSVELSPAISSQEMT is encoded by the coding sequence ATGGAGGGCGCAGTCGTGTTGCCCGCCAAACTGGCCACGGCCAAGCGTCCGCGCGAGGACAAATACACCACGGCCGGCGTCGAACCGTTGAGCTCGATCGACGTGACCAAGCTGGGCCTGGCCGCCCCCGGTGTGCTGACCGTCGGAACCCTGACCGAGAGCCCGCCGACGAACTGCATCACCGCCTCGGGCCGCTACAGCGGGTTCGACAATGAGCTGCTGCGGGCCATCGCCAAGAAGCTGGGGCTGCGGATCCACTTCGTCGGCACCGACTTCTTCGGGCTACTGGCCCAAGTGGACTCGGGCCGCTTCGACGTCGGCTCGGCGTCGATCAACGCCACCGATGAGCGCCGCCGCACCGTTGGCTTCACCAACGGCTACGACTTCGGTTACATGGCACTGGTGGTCCCGGCCGGCTCGGGGATCACCGGTTTCGACAGCCTGACCGGTGCGCGGCGTATCGCGGTGGTGCAGGGCACCGTGGAGGACGCCTACGTCGTCGACACCCTGGAGTTGGAGCCGGTGCGGTTCCCCGACTCGATCACGCTGTACGCCAGCCTGAAAAGCCGGCAGGTCGACGCGTGGGTGGCGCCCTCGCTGACCGCGATCAACCTGCTGCGCCCCGGTGATCCGGCCCAGATCGTCGGCTACACCTTCAGCCCGGCCGGCTTCGAGGCTTACGCGGTGGCCAAGGGGAACCGGGCGCTGATATCGGCGTTGAACTCGGGTCTGGACGCGGTGATCGCCGACGGCACCTGGCCGCAGCTCTACACCGACTGGGTGCCCCGGCCGCTGCCACCGGACTGGCAGCCGGGCTCCAAGTCCGCGGCCACCCCGCACCTGCCGGATTTTGTGGCGATCGCCGCGCGCCACCATAAGGCCGAGTCGACGCCCTATGAACCCAAATCGACGCTGGTGCAGCTGCGCGACTCCTTCTTCGACTGGCAGCTCTACCGCGAAGCCCTCCCGGACCTGCTCAAGACCGGCCTGCCCAACACCCTGTTGTTGACCGTCAGCGGCGGCATCATCGGTTTGGTAGCCGGGCTGGGTCTGGCCGTCGCCGGGATTTCCCGCACCCGGTGGCTGCGCTGGCCGGCCCGGGTCTACACCGACATTTTCCGCGGCCTGCCCGAGGTGCTGATCATCCTGCTCATCGGTCTGGCGGTCGGGCCGCTGGTGAGCGGCGTGACCCACAACAACCCGTACCCACTGGGCATCGCGGCGCTGGGGCTGACCGCCGCGGCCTACATCGGGGAGATCCTGCGTTCGGGCATCCAGAGCGTGGAGTCCGGCCAGCTGGAGGCATCCCGGGCACTGGGGTTCGGCTACCCCGACACGATGCGCCTGGTGGTAATACCCCAGGGCATCCGGCGGGTGCTGCCGGCGCTGGTCAACCAGTTCATCGCGTTGCTGAAAGCCTCTGCGCTGCTGTACTTTCTGGGTCTGGTCGCCGGCCAGCGCGAGCTGTTCCAGGTGGGCCGTGACTTCAACGCCCAGACCGGCAGCCTGTCCCCGCTGGTGGCGGCCGGCGTCTTGTACCTGGCGTTGACCATCCCGCTGACGCACCTGGTGAACGTCGTCGACCACCGGCTCCGGCGCGGACGGCCCGCCGAGGCCGACGATTCCGTCGAGCTGAGCCCGGCCATCTCCAGTCAGGAGATGACGTGA
- a CDS encoding LLM class F420-dependent oxidoreductase, which yields MKPIRIAVQLQPQHAPQYGPIRDAVRRCEDLGVDIAFNWDHFFPLYGDRDGPHFECWTMLAAWAEQTSRIEIGALVSCNSYRNPELLADMARTVDHIGDGRLILGIGSGWKHRDYREYGYEFGTAGTRLDDLASALPRIKTRLAQLNPPPTRALPMLIGGGGERKTLRLVAEHADMWHSFADAEEYPHKAAVLAEHCAVVGRDPATIEHSAALGGDQTRGTVAELLAEAEALTALGVSLLTIGASGPDYDLTAAEALCRWRDQN from the coding sequence GTGAAGCCCATCCGGATTGCCGTGCAACTGCAGCCCCAGCACGCCCCGCAATATGGCCCGATCCGTGACGCGGTCCGGCGCTGTGAAGACCTCGGCGTCGACATCGCCTTCAACTGGGACCATTTCTTCCCGCTCTACGGCGACCGCGACGGGCCGCACTTCGAGTGCTGGACCATGCTGGCCGCCTGGGCCGAACAGACCTCGCGGATCGAGATCGGTGCCCTGGTGTCGTGTAACTCCTATCGCAACCCCGAGCTGCTCGCCGACATGGCCCGCACCGTCGATCACATCGGCGACGGCCGGCTGATCCTGGGTATCGGCTCGGGCTGGAAACATCGCGACTACCGCGAGTACGGCTACGAGTTCGGGACCGCCGGCACCCGGCTCGACGATCTGGCGTCCGCGCTGCCGCGGATCAAAACCCGGCTGGCCCAGCTCAATCCGCCGCCCACCCGGGCACTGCCGATGCTGATCGGCGGCGGCGGTGAGCGCAAGACGCTGCGCCTGGTCGCCGAGCACGCCGACATGTGGCACAGCTTCGCCGACGCCGAGGAGTATCCGCACAAGGCAGCGGTACTGGCCGAGCACTGCGCTGTGGTGGGGCGCGACCCGGCCACGATCGAACATTCGGCCGCTCTCGGCGGCGACCAGACCCGCGGCACCGTGGCCGAACTGCTCGCCGAGGCCGAGGCGTTGACCGCCCTCGGGGTGAGCCTGCTGACCATCGGCGCCAGCGGCCCCGACTATGACCTGACCGCTGCCGAGGCGCTGTGCCGATGGCGCGACCAGAATTAG
- a CDS encoding alpha/beta fold hydrolase: protein MTDDELAGLSEFALLAGNAEQAGVAAPLPAVQRIQAGDVSALRWGTAPPRVVFLHGGAQNAHTWDTVVLGLGQPALAVDLPGHGRSAWRDDGDYSPQRNAAALAPVLRELAPAAELVVGMSLGGLTAIRLAATASELVRRLVLVDVTPSALQRHSQMSAADRGTVALAQGDRTFDDFTSMLTLTTMAAPHRDPESLRRGVFHNSRRLPDGRWTWRYDNIRTVGEFSELWSDVSAITAPTSLIRGADSAFVSADDVAEYARRSPGLTTHVVAGSGHSVQSDQPRALVELLRRTLP from the coding sequence ATGACCGACGACGAACTGGCCGGGCTGTCGGAGTTCGCGCTACTGGCCGGCAACGCCGAACAGGCCGGTGTCGCTGCTCCGCTGCCCGCCGTGCAGCGCATCCAGGCCGGAGACGTCAGCGCGCTGCGCTGGGGGACCGCGCCGCCGCGGGTGGTGTTCCTGCACGGTGGTGCGCAGAACGCCCACACCTGGGACACCGTCGTGCTCGGCTTGGGGCAACCCGCGCTGGCCGTGGACCTGCCGGGTCACGGCCGGTCGGCCTGGCGCGACGACGGCGACTACTCCCCGCAGCGCAACGCCGCCGCCCTGGCACCGGTGCTGCGCGAGCTGGCACCGGCCGCTGAGTTGGTGGTGGGGATGTCGTTGGGCGGGCTGACCGCGATCCGGTTGGCGGCCACCGCTTCGGAGCTGGTCCGCCGGCTGGTGCTCGTCGACGTGACTCCTTCGGCGCTGCAACGGCATTCACAGATGAGCGCCGCCGACCGCGGGACGGTGGCGTTGGCCCAGGGTGATCGGACGTTCGACGACTTCACCTCGATGCTGACCCTGACCACGATGGCCGCGCCGCACCGGGATCCAGAATCCCTGCGGCGCGGCGTGTTCCACAACAGCCGACGCCTGCCCGACGGCCGCTGGACCTGGCGTTACGACAACATCCGCACCGTCGGGGAATTCAGCGAGCTGTGGAGCGACGTCTCGGCGATCACCGCACCGACCAGCTTGATCCGCGGCGCTGATTCGGCGTTCGTCTCCGCAGACGACGTCGCCGAGTACGCCCGCCGCTCGCCGGGCCTGACCACCCACGTGGTGGCCGGCTCCGGGCATTCGGTGCAAAGCGATCAGCCTCGTGCGCTGGTCGAGCTGCTGCGCCGGACGCTACCGTGA
- a CDS encoding inositol-3-phosphate synthase has product MTEQTTDVRVAIVGVGNCASSLVQGVQYYQNADDSSTVPGLMHVRFGPYHVRDVKFVAAFDVDAKKVGFDLSEAIFASENNTIKIADVPPTNVVVQRGPTLDGIGKYYAETIEVSDADAVDVVATLREAKVDVLVSYLPVGSDEADKFYAQCAIDAGVAFVNALPVFIASDPVWAKKFADAGVPIVGDDIKSQVGATITHRVMAKLFEDRGVTLDRTYQLNVGGNMDFKNMLERERLESKKVSKTQAVTSNLTGSLAGKIEDKNVHIGPSDHVAWLDDRKWAYVRLEGRAFGDAPLNLEYKLEVWDSPNSAGIIIDAVRAAKIAKDRGIGGPIIPASAYLMKSPPKQLPDDVARAELEQFITG; this is encoded by the coding sequence ATGACTGAGCAAACGACGGATGTGCGGGTCGCCATTGTCGGCGTCGGTAACTGCGCCTCCTCGCTGGTCCAGGGCGTGCAGTACTACCAGAACGCCGACGACAGTTCGACGGTGCCCGGTCTGATGCACGTGCGATTCGGTCCGTATCACGTCCGCGACGTGAAGTTCGTCGCCGCGTTCGACGTGGACGCCAAGAAGGTCGGCTTCGACCTGTCCGAAGCCATCTTCGCCTCGGAGAACAACACCATCAAGATCGCCGACGTGCCGCCGACCAACGTGGTGGTGCAGCGCGGCCCGACCCTCGACGGCATCGGTAAGTACTACGCCGAGACCATCGAGGTCTCCGACGCCGACGCCGTCGACGTGGTCGCGACACTGCGCGAGGCCAAGGTCGACGTGCTGGTCTCCTACCTGCCGGTGGGTTCGGACGAGGCCGACAAGTTCTACGCCCAGTGCGCCATCGACGCCGGCGTTGCGTTCGTCAACGCGCTGCCGGTATTCATCGCCTCGGACCCGGTGTGGGCCAAGAAGTTCGCCGACGCCGGCGTGCCGATCGTCGGCGACGACATCAAGAGCCAGGTCGGCGCCACCATCACCCACCGGGTGATGGCCAAGCTGTTCGAGGACCGTGGCGTCACGCTGGACCGCACCTACCAGCTCAACGTCGGCGGCAACATGGACTTCAAGAACATGCTCGAGCGCGAGCGCCTGGAATCCAAGAAGGTGTCCAAGACCCAGGCCGTGACCTCCAACCTGACCGGCTCGCTGGCCGGCAAGATCGAGGACAAGAACGTCCACATCGGACCGAGCGACCACGTCGCCTGGCTGGATGACCGCAAGTGGGCCTACGTGCGGCTGGAGGGCCGCGCCTTCGGCGACGCGCCGCTGAACCTGGAGTACAAGCTCGAGGTGTGGGACTCCCCGAACTCGGCCGGCATCATCATCGACGCGGTGCGGGCCGCCAAGATCGCCAAGGACCGCGGCATCGGCGGACCGATCATCCCGGCCTCGGCGTACCTGATGAAGAGCCCGCCCAAGCAGCTTCCCGACGACGTCGCCCGGGCCGAGCTCGAGCAGTTCATCACCGGCTAA
- a CDS encoding PadR family transcriptional regulator → MLELAILGLLLESPMHGYELRKRLTGLLGAFRAFSYGSLYPALRRMQTAGLIAEDAAPAGTPVRRARRVYRLTDAGRQRFTELVADTGPQNYTDDGFGVHLAFFNRTPAEARMRILEGRRRQVEERREGLRNAVTRASNSLDRYTRQLHQLGLESSEREVKWLNELIAAERVSQGRAEQS, encoded by the coding sequence GTGCTTGAGCTTGCCATACTCGGCTTGCTGCTCGAGTCTCCGATGCACGGCTACGAGTTGCGCAAGCGGTTGACCGGTCTGCTGGGCGCGTTCCGGGCGTTCTCCTACGGCTCGCTGTATCCGGCGCTGCGGCGCATGCAGACGGCCGGGCTGATCGCCGAGGACGCTGCACCGGCGGGGACCCCGGTGCGCCGGGCCCGGCGGGTGTACCGGCTGACCGACGCCGGCCGTCAGCGCTTCACCGAGCTGGTGGCCGACACCGGACCGCAGAACTACACCGACGACGGCTTCGGGGTCCACCTGGCTTTCTTCAACCGCACCCCCGCCGAGGCGCGGATGCGGATCCTGGAAGGCCGCCGCCGCCAGGTGGAGGAACGCCGGGAGGGCCTGCGCAACGCCGTGACGCGGGCCAGCAACTCGTTGGACCGCTATACCCGCCAACTGCACCAGCTCGGGCTGGAATCCAGTGAGCGGGAGGTCAAGTGGCTCAACGAGTTGATCGCCGCCGAACGCGTCTCGCAGGGCCGGGCCGAACAATCTTGA
- a CDS encoding DUF1707 SHOCT-like domain-containing protein: protein MRQTSGTRAKDSDRDDTCRVLDAGLAEGQLSSEEHRERISAATRAVTMGELRDLITDLQTGNAPVQLPTLVKPLRLGSRGIAVGALVATGLLGIGIGWGLYGNTSSPFNFTSDPGAKPDGVAPVVLTPPRQLHSLGGLTGLLEQARQKFGDTMGYRLVIYPEYASLTRPDPTEERRELNYTYRGGWDDPSTSAKSSDALAVDLGRFDPKAAVGILRGAPETLGIKPSDVKSTYLIIEPARDPTAPGELSLSVYVSSDYGGGYIAFAGDGAVKRISYPS from the coding sequence ATGCGGCAGACGTCCGGAACCCGGGCCAAGGACAGCGACCGCGATGACACCTGCCGGGTTCTCGACGCCGGCCTGGCCGAGGGCCAACTGTCATCCGAGGAACACCGGGAACGGATCAGTGCGGCCACCCGGGCAGTCACCATGGGCGAGCTGCGCGACCTGATCACCGATCTGCAGACCGGCAATGCACCGGTACAGCTGCCGACACTGGTCAAACCGCTGCGCCTGGGCAGTCGTGGAATCGCGGTGGGGGCGCTGGTCGCCACGGGCCTGCTGGGGATCGGTATCGGCTGGGGTCTGTACGGCAACACGAGCTCCCCGTTCAACTTCACCTCCGACCCCGGCGCCAAACCCGACGGCGTCGCCCCGGTGGTGCTCACCCCGCCGCGACAGCTGCATTCGCTGGGCGGGCTGACCGGCCTGCTGGAGCAGGCTCGCCAGAAATTCGGTGACACCATGGGGTACCGGCTGGTCATCTACCCGGAATACGCGTCGCTGACCCGACCCGATCCCACCGAGGAGCGCCGCGAACTGAACTACACCTACCGCGGCGGCTGGGACGATCCGTCGACCTCGGCCAAGAGCAGCGATGCCCTTGCGGTCGATCTGGGCCGGTTCGACCCGAAGGCCGCGGTCGGCATCCTGCGCGGGGCGCCCGAAACGCTCGGGATCAAGCCCTCCGACGTCAAATCCACCTACCTGATCATCGAACCGGCCCGGGATCCTACGGCCCCCGGTGAGTTGTCGCTGTCGGTCTACGTCTCCAGCGATTATGGCGGCGGCTACATCGCGTTCGCCGGCGACGGCGCCGTCAAGCGCATCAGTTACCCGTCCTGA
- a CDS encoding DUF5318 family protein has protein sequence MRLQRQVVDYALRRRSLLAEVYSGRTGVSEVCDANPYLLRAAKFHGKPSAVVCPICRKEQLTLVSWVYGDDLGAVSGSARSAEELVLLATRYPEFSVHVVEVCRTCSWNHLVKSYVLGLARPPKGSRGRRTARSGARTASE, from the coding sequence GTGCGATTGCAGCGACAGGTGGTGGACTACGCGCTTCGGCGCCGTTCCCTGCTGGCCGAGGTCTACTCCGGGCGTACCGGGGTGTCCGAGGTGTGCGACGCCAACCCGTATCTGCTCCGGGCGGCCAAGTTCCACGGCAAGCCCAGTGCGGTGGTCTGCCCGATCTGCCGCAAGGAGCAGCTCACCCTGGTCTCGTGGGTTTACGGCGACGACTTGGGGGCGGTCTCGGGTTCGGCGCGTTCCGCCGAGGAACTGGTCCTGCTGGCCACCCGGTATCCGGAGTTCTCGGTGCACGTGGTCGAGGTGTGCCGGACCTGCAGCTGGAATCATCTGGTGAAGTCGTATGTGCTGGGCCTCGCGCGCCCGCCGAAGGGATCCCGCGGTCGGCGGACGGCACGCAGCGGAGCCCGTACCGCCAGTGAGTAA